One Gordonia sp. SID5947 genomic region harbors:
- a CDS encoding heme-copper oxidase subunit III, translating to MTSAVGTSGTAITSRVHSLNRPNMVSVGTIVWLSSELMFFAGLFAMYFVARANSSIGWPPEPTELNLALAIPVTTVLILSSVTCQMGVFAAERGDVFGLRRWYILTFLMGAFFVCGQGYEYYHLVHEGTTLSSSAYGSVFYMATGFHGLHVIGGLVAFIFLLIRTKLSKFTPAQATAAIVVSYYWHFVDIVWIGLFVTIYFIR from the coding sequence GTGACTAGCGCTGTAGGTACCTCAGGAACAGCCATCACCTCGCGCGTGCACTCGCTGAACCGGCCCAACATGGTCAGCGTCGGCACCATCGTGTGGCTGTCCAGTGAGCTCATGTTCTTCGCTGGGCTTTTTGCGATGTACTTCGTCGCGCGTGCCAATTCGTCGATCGGTTGGCCGCCCGAACCCACGGAGTTGAACCTCGCACTCGCGATCCCGGTGACGACCGTCCTGATCTTGTCGTCGGTGACCTGCCAGATGGGCGTCTTCGCTGCCGAGCGTGGCGACGTGTTCGGTCTGCGCCGGTGGTACATCCTGACGTTCCTGATGGGCGCGTTCTTCGTCTGTGGCCAGGGCTACGAGTACTACCACCTGGTCCACGAGGGCACCACGCTCTCGTCGAGTGCCTACGGCTCCGTCTTCTACATGGCAACCGGCTTCCACGGCCTACACGTCATCGGCGGACTCGTCGCATTCATCTTCCTGCTGATCCGTACCAAGCTGTCGAAGTTCACACCGGCCCAGGCCACCGCGGCGATCGTCGTGTCGTACTACTGGCACTTCGTCGACATCGTGTGGATCGGCCTCTTCGTCACCATCTACTTC
- the trpD gene encoding anthranilate phosphoribosyltransferase yields MSTEPSRTASTSLTWPQILGRVTDGIDLTVDEAAWAMNEIMSDAATGAQIAAFGVGVKMKGAAPAELRGLAAAMLDHATLVDVARPAVDVVGTGGDRSHTVNISTMTSIVIAAAGIPVVKHGNRAASSKSGGADVLEALGINISLGAADVARCVDELGIGFCFAPVFHPAFRFTGPPRSQIGIPTVFNVLGPLTNPARPRRGLIGCAFVDLAPVLAQAFADRGGSVLVVRGDDGLDELTTTTTSTVWQVVDGEVHRLALDPADLGIGRVQLSELQGGDATANATIARELFAGKGGPVRDAVLLNAAGAIVAFEQDSAMTTAELTDAMGAAVDRAAAVIDSGEATGLLDRWGRLTTELAAAAD; encoded by the coding sequence GTGAGCACAGAGCCTTCCCGCACCGCGTCGACGTCCCTCACCTGGCCACAGATCCTGGGCCGCGTCACCGATGGCATCGACCTGACCGTCGATGAGGCGGCGTGGGCGATGAACGAGATCATGAGCGACGCGGCCACCGGCGCTCAGATCGCCGCGTTCGGCGTGGGCGTCAAGATGAAGGGTGCGGCCCCGGCCGAACTGCGGGGTCTGGCAGCCGCCATGCTCGATCACGCCACCCTCGTCGACGTCGCGCGTCCCGCGGTCGACGTCGTCGGCACCGGGGGCGATCGTTCGCACACCGTCAACATCTCGACGATGACGTCGATCGTCATCGCCGCGGCCGGGATTCCGGTGGTCAAACACGGGAACCGGGCGGCATCGTCGAAAAGCGGCGGCGCCGACGTCCTCGAGGCGCTCGGCATCAACATCTCCCTGGGCGCGGCCGACGTGGCCCGCTGCGTCGACGAACTCGGCATCGGATTCTGCTTTGCGCCGGTCTTCCATCCCGCGTTCCGGTTCACCGGGCCGCCGCGCAGTCAGATCGGCATCCCGACGGTGTTCAACGTGCTCGGCCCGCTCACCAATCCGGCGCGGCCGCGTCGCGGACTGATCGGGTGTGCCTTCGTCGATCTTGCGCCGGTGCTGGCTCAGGCCTTTGCCGACCGGGGCGGTTCGGTGCTCGTCGTGCGCGGCGACGACGGGCTCGACGAACTCACCACCACCACCACCTCGACGGTGTGGCAGGTGGTCGACGGCGAGGTACATCGGCTAGCACTCGACCCGGCCGATCTGGGCATCGGGCGGGTGCAACTCTCCGAGCTACAAGGGGGAGACGCCACCGCCAACGCGACGATCGCCCGTGAGCTGTTCGCCGGAAAGGGGGGTCCGGTGCGTGACGCCGTGCTCCTGAACGCGGCCGGCGCGATCGTCGCGTTCGAGCAGGACTCGGCGATGACGACGGCCGAACTGACCGACGCGATGGGCGCTGCCGTCGACCGGGCCGCGGCGGTGATCGACAGTGGCGAGGCGACGGGATTGCTCGACCGGTGGGGTCGCCTCACCACGGAGCTGGCCGCAGCGGCCGACTAG
- a CDS encoding DEDD exonuclease domain-containing protein: MVLRGQTDGGQLTFADVDDGEDGFRPDRSLFDTTLVVVDLETTGGSPTDDGITEIGAVKIRGGEVIGEFATLVDPGLPIPPQIVTLTGITEAMVGDAPMIGAVLPSFVEFARGSILVAHNARFDMGFLRHNAARLGIEWPFTASLCTVTMARRILTRDEAPTVRLSALADLFDVSTRPTHRALDDARATVEVFHRLLERVGNQGVDTYRELTAYLPRSDPRLRAKRTLARDLPSRPGVYLFRGPSDEVLYVGTAVDLRRRVLSYFTGGDPRRRIGEMVNLATRVDHVECSHALEAGVRELRLLAAHAPAYNRRSTQPHRGWWIVLTGERFPRLKVSRTPTDDSVGPIGNRTTAATIADMISRSAGLRSCTTRLGSATHHWCRSEAVGGPRIGGCHAASERPLTLPDYLPRVSSVRDLMTGDRDHLLTDLTDRLTRLADAQMFESAARQRDRVSATVDALARCQRLAALCAITELVVARPDPDRGWEIAVIRHGRLASAGVARRGVAPMAVVETLTAAAETVVAAEGPLLGASPEEAGLLYRWITEPGARIVATTEPFALPAASAERWLPWSQTAHAARDAPRRAG, translated from the coding sequence GTGGTGCTCAGGGGGCAGACGGACGGCGGACAACTCACCTTTGCCGACGTCGACGACGGCGAGGACGGCTTCCGTCCCGATCGTTCACTGTTCGACACCACGCTGGTCGTCGTCGACCTCGAGACAACGGGCGGCAGCCCGACCGATGACGGCATCACCGAGATCGGGGCGGTGAAGATCCGCGGCGGTGAGGTCATCGGCGAGTTCGCAACGCTGGTGGATCCGGGTCTGCCCATCCCACCGCAGATCGTGACGCTCACCGGCATCACCGAGGCGATGGTCGGCGACGCACCCATGATCGGCGCGGTGTTGCCCTCGTTCGTCGAGTTCGCGCGCGGATCGATCCTGGTGGCCCACAACGCGCGATTCGACATGGGATTCCTCCGGCACAACGCGGCACGCCTGGGAATCGAGTGGCCGTTCACCGCCAGCCTGTGCACGGTGACGATGGCCCGACGCATCCTGACGCGCGACGAGGCACCCACCGTCAGGTTGTCTGCTCTCGCCGACCTCTTCGACGTCTCCACGCGCCCCACCCACCGCGCGCTCGACGATGCGCGCGCCACGGTCGAGGTGTTCCATCGACTTCTCGAACGGGTGGGCAATCAGGGAGTCGACACCTATCGGGAACTGACGGCCTACCTGCCGCGCTCCGATCCCCGACTGCGTGCGAAACGCACCCTGGCGCGGGACCTGCCGTCGAGACCCGGTGTCTATCTGTTCCGCGGTCCATCGGACGAGGTGCTGTACGTGGGGACCGCCGTCGACCTCCGACGTCGCGTCCTGTCGTACTTCACCGGCGGCGACCCCCGCCGGCGGATCGGCGAGATGGTGAACCTGGCCACCCGGGTCGACCACGTCGAATGCTCCCACGCGCTCGAGGCCGGCGTGCGCGAGTTACGCCTCTTGGCCGCCCATGCGCCCGCCTACAACCGGCGATCCACTCAGCCGCACCGCGGGTGGTGGATCGTGCTGACGGGCGAACGCTTCCCCCGGCTGAAGGTCTCGCGCACCCCGACCGACGACTCCGTCGGCCCGATCGGCAACCGCACCACCGCGGCAACGATCGCCGACATGATCAGCCGGTCGGCCGGATTGCGTAGCTGTACGACGCGGTTGGGGTCGGCAACGCACCACTGGTGTCGATCCGAAGCCGTGGGCGGTCCCCGTATCGGAGGTTGCCACGCCGCGTCCGAACGCCCCCTGACCCTGCCCGACTATCTCCCGCGGGTCTCCTCGGTTCGTGATCTGATGACAGGCGATCGAGATCACCTGCTGACCGACCTCACCGACCGCCTGACCCGTCTGGCCGATGCCCAGATGTTCGAAAGCGCTGCGCGACAACGAGACCGGGTGTCCGCGACGGTCGACGCCCTGGCGCGATGCCAGCGACTCGCGGCGCTGTGCGCGATCACCGAACTCGTCGTCGCCCGGCCCGATCCCGATCGGGGTTGGGAGATCGCAGTGATCCGGCATGGACGACTGGCCAGCGCAGGCGTCGCGCGTCGCGGTGTCGCCCCGATGGCCGTCGTCGAGACGTTGACCGCCGCCGCCGAGACCGTTGTCGCGGCCGAGGGGCCGCTGCTCGGCGCCTCTCCCGAGGAAGCCGGGCTGCTCTATCGGTGGATCACCGAGCCCGGCGCCCGGATCGTCGCCACCACAGAGCCGTTCGCGCTGCCCGCGGCGAGCGCCGAGCGGTGGCTGCCGTGGTCGCAGACTGCCCACGCCGCCCGCGATGCGCCCCGCCGGGCAGGCTGA
- a CDS encoding C40 family peptidase gives MAKHRLEQPNRGTKVAKRAVVAGSITVGSLAAVAGPALAAPIHVPNVGTFELPGVDTKQVPQQFQEHKAAPAPKAAPSTPAAESPGASVSVPNLGTFTVPGLNDNQIPQQFKPKGGGGILGAQPTAAQKAVRVAESKIGAPYVYGSAGPNAFDCSGLVYYSYKQAGKTIPRDSYGQLGGGTPVSSIAAAKPGDVLIFNGGGHAGMYVGNGTFVHASTAGVPVKKDKVSNWSITGIRRY, from the coding sequence GTGGCGAAACATCGTTTGGAACAGCCCAACCGCGGCACCAAGGTAGCCAAGCGCGCGGTGGTTGCAGGGTCGATCACCGTCGGCTCACTCGCCGCTGTCGCGGGACCGGCGCTCGCAGCGCCGATACACGTGCCCAATGTCGGCACATTCGAACTTCCTGGGGTCGATACCAAGCAGGTCCCCCAGCAATTCCAGGAGCACAAGGCGGCACCTGCGCCCAAGGCTGCTCCCAGTACCCCGGCGGCCGAGTCGCCCGGAGCGAGCGTCTCCGTTCCGAACCTGGGTACCTTCACCGTGCCCGGTCTGAACGACAACCAGATCCCGCAGCAGTTCAAGCCCAAGGGCGGCGGCGGCATCCTGGGTGCGCAGCCGACGGCGGCGCAGAAGGCCGTGCGGGTCGCCGAGAGCAAGATCGGCGCTCCGTATGTCTACGGGTCGGCCGGTCCCAACGCGTTCGACTGCTCCGGACTCGTCTACTACTCGTACAAGCAGGCTGGCAAGACCATCCCGCGCGACAGCTACGGACAGCTCGGTGGCGGCACCCCGGTGTCGTCCATCGCGGCGGCCAAGCCGGGCGACGTGCTGATCTTCAACGGTGGCGGCCACGCAGGCATGTACGTCGGCAACGGAACCTTTGTCCATGCCTCGACCGCCGGTGTGCCGGTCAAGAAGGACAAGGTCTCCAACTGGTCGATCACCGGCATCCGGCGCTACTGA
- a CDS encoding glycosyltransferase family 4 protein, with the protein MRRTLLITNDFPPRPGGIQSYLQNLVDLLPPEEVVVYAPRWRGHEEFDASVPYTVLRHRTTLMLPTPFVARRAAKIIRAHGISTVWFGAAAPLAVLAPAMRRAGAVRVIASTHGHEVGWSMLPLARQVLSFIGRNVDVVTFVSRYTRGRFASAFGARAALEYLPPGVDTSRFAPDPQARRRIREQLGLGDRPTVLCLSRLVPRKGQDALIRALPLIRREIGDVTLVIVGGGPYAETLRELVSQYGMTDHVVFTGSVSSADLPAYHNIADVFAMPARTRGRGLDVEGLGIVYLEASATGVPVVAGQSGGAPETVVEGVTGTVVDGTDVDAVAFAITAILADPAAASEMGSRGREHAVETWEWRSIAARLRQLL; encoded by the coding sequence ATGCGTCGAACCCTGTTGATCACCAACGATTTCCCACCGCGCCCGGGTGGTATCCAGTCGTACCTGCAGAACCTGGTCGATCTGCTGCCACCTGAGGAGGTGGTCGTCTACGCACCGCGGTGGCGAGGCCATGAGGAGTTCGACGCCTCGGTGCCCTACACGGTGCTACGTCATCGCACGACCCTGATGCTGCCCACGCCGTTTGTCGCCCGCCGGGCCGCGAAGATCATCCGGGCCCACGGCATCTCGACGGTGTGGTTCGGCGCGGCTGCGCCGTTGGCGGTCCTCGCGCCCGCGATGCGACGGGCCGGGGCCGTCCGGGTCATCGCGAGCACCCATGGCCACGAGGTCGGGTGGTCCATGCTGCCGCTCGCGCGTCAGGTGCTGTCGTTCATCGGGCGGAATGTCGATGTCGTCACCTTCGTGAGTCGCTACACGCGGGGACGGTTCGCCTCGGCGTTCGGTGCACGGGCGGCTCTCGAGTATCTGCCACCCGGGGTCGACACCAGCCGGTTCGCGCCGGATCCACAGGCGCGGCGGCGGATTCGGGAACAGCTCGGGCTCGGAGACCGTCCGACGGTGCTCTGCCTGTCGAGGCTGGTGCCGCGCAAGGGACAGGATGCATTGATCCGCGCACTGCCGTTGATCCGGCGGGAGATCGGCGACGTGACCCTGGTGATCGTGGGTGGCGGACCGTACGCGGAGACCCTTCGCGAACTGGTCTCGCAGTACGGGATGACCGACCACGTGGTGTTCACCGGTTCGGTGTCGTCGGCGGACCTGCCCGCATACCACAACATCGCGGACGTGTTCGCGATGCCGGCGCGGACCCGGGGCCGTGGACTCGATGTCGAAGGGCTGGGCATCGTCTATCTCGAGGCGTCGGCCACCGGGGTCCCGGTCGTCGCCGGCCAATCGGGCGGTGCGCCGGAGACGGTCGTGGAGGGCGTCACCGGAACCGTCGTCGACGGCACCGATGTCGACGCGGTGGCCTTCGCGATCACCGCAATCCTCGCGGATCCGGCCGCTGCATCCGAGATGGGCTCGCGGGGGCGTGAGCACGCCGTGGAGACGTGGGAGTGGCGGTCGATCGCTGCCCGGCTGCGGCAGCTGCTCTGA
- a CDS encoding long-chain fatty acid--CoA ligase has translation MSEFSVPARFSVPENADCTDIIFGIAEREPDKTVFRRKEGADWAPVRAGDVAAQITALAKGLIAEGIAPGDRVAILSRTRPEWTLIDFAIWSAGAIPVPIYDSSSGPQIDWIMRDSGATAIVLEDAGHRAIFDGIENLADVKVFQIDGADGETGAIAALEAAGADIHDDEVTKRRATVTAADPATLIYTSGTTGRPKGCMLSHSNLLSEVYGVLEGNMRTLLGPGKRLLMFLPMAHVLARAINLVAIEAGVEIGYTNDIPNLVPEFAVFKPSLILSVPRVFEKVYNSARQKAHDEGKGRIFDAAADAAVEYSQAVERGDAGLLLKAKHAVFDKLVYGKLRAALGGECELAISGGAPLGARLGHFFSGIGIPVYEGYGLTETTAAFSVNTPGRVRVGTVGKPLAGNSVRIADDGEVMLSGGVVFGGYWRNAEATDTAIEDGWFHTGDLGSVDGDGYLTITGRKKELIVTAGGKNVSPAGLEDVIRSSPLVSQALVIGDAKPFIAALITIDPEAFPAWKDRHHKPASASVADLAGDDDLRAEVQAAVDDANKTVSHAEAIKKFRILPDDFTEETGEMTPTLKVKRNVVVQKFADDIDAIYTR, from the coding sequence ATGAGTGAGTTCAGCGTTCCCGCACGATTTTCTGTCCCCGAGAACGCCGACTGTACCGACATCATCTTCGGCATCGCCGAGCGAGAACCCGACAAAACGGTGTTCCGCCGCAAAGAAGGTGCCGACTGGGCACCGGTGCGCGCGGGCGATGTCGCGGCACAGATCACGGCCCTCGCCAAGGGGCTGATCGCCGAGGGCATCGCTCCCGGCGACCGCGTGGCGATCTTGTCGCGTACCCGCCCCGAATGGACCTTGATCGACTTCGCCATCTGGTCGGCCGGGGCGATTCCGGTACCGATCTACGATTCGTCATCGGGACCGCAGATCGATTGGATCATGCGGGACTCCGGTGCCACCGCGATCGTCCTGGAGGATGCCGGGCATCGCGCGATCTTCGACGGGATCGAGAACCTCGCGGATGTCAAGGTCTTCCAGATCGACGGAGCAGACGGCGAGACCGGTGCCATCGCCGCTCTCGAGGCCGCCGGCGCCGACATCCACGACGACGAGGTGACCAAGCGTCGCGCGACCGTCACCGCCGCCGACCCCGCCACCCTGATCTACACCTCGGGCACCACCGGCCGGCCCAAAGGCTGCATGCTCAGCCACAGCAATCTCCTCTCCGAGGTCTATGGCGTCCTCGAGGGCAACATGCGCACGTTGCTCGGTCCCGGCAAGCGGTTGCTCATGTTCCTCCCGATGGCACATGTGCTCGCGCGGGCCATCAACCTGGTCGCCATCGAGGCGGGCGTGGAGATCGGCTACACCAACGACATCCCGAATCTGGTGCCGGAGTTCGCGGTGTTCAAGCCGTCGCTGATCCTGTCCGTGCCCCGTGTGTTCGAGAAGGTCTACAACAGCGCCCGGCAGAAGGCCCACGACGAGGGCAAGGGACGCATCTTCGACGCGGCCGCCGACGCCGCCGTCGAATACTCCCAGGCGGTCGAGCGCGGCGACGCCGGTCTGCTCCTCAAGGCAAAGCACGCCGTGTTCGACAAGCTCGTCTACGGCAAGCTGCGCGCGGCGCTCGGCGGCGAGTGCGAACTCGCCATATCGGGCGGCGCACCGCTCGGTGCACGGCTCGGGCACTTTTTCTCGGGTATCGGTATCCCCGTCTACGAGGGGTACGGTCTCACCGAGACGACGGCCGCGTTCAGCGTGAACACACCCGGCCGGGTACGGGTCGGAACGGTGGGTAAACCGTTGGCCGGCAACAGCGTACGAATCGCCGACGACGGCGAGGTGATGCTGTCCGGCGGCGTGGTGTTCGGCGGTTACTGGCGCAATGCCGAGGCCACCGACACCGCGATCGAGGACGGCTGGTTCCACACCGGTGACCTCGGGAGCGTCGACGGCGACGGCTATCTCACGATCACCGGCCGGAAGAAGGAACTGATCGTGACCGCCGGGGGCAAGAACGTGTCCCCGGCCGGACTCGAAGACGTCATCCGGTCGAGTCCCCTCGTCTCGCAGGCGCTCGTCATCGGCGACGCGAAACCCTTCATCGCCGCACTGATCACGATCGATCCGGAGGCCTTCCCCGCATGGAAGGACCGCCACCACAAGCCCGCGTCGGCGAGCGTCGCAGATCTGGCAGGCGACGACGATCTGCGAGCCGAGGTCCAGGCCGCGGTCGACGACGCGAACAAGACCGTCTCGCACGCGGAGGCGATCAAGAAGTTCCGCATCCTGCCGGACGATTTCACCGAGGAGACCGGCGAGATGACCCCGACCCTGAAGGTGAAGCGCAACGTGGTGGTCCAGAAGTTCGCCGACGACATCGACGCGATCTACACGCGCTGA
- a CDS encoding SRPBCC family protein yields MAEHTERSIVINADADDIMAVIADFEHYPDWVSAAREVEVTEYGAGGRPSEVRFVLDAGVLQDTYVLSYEWETDGRAVSWRLVSSDLQRDQRGRYVLAQQVPGSTKVTYELMVDLLVPMIGQLKRRAEKAITEAALNDLKKRVEG; encoded by the coding sequence ATGGCCGAACACACCGAACGTTCCATCGTCATCAACGCCGACGCCGACGACATCATGGCGGTGATCGCCGATTTCGAGCACTATCCCGACTGGGTCTCGGCCGCGCGTGAGGTGGAGGTGACCGAGTACGGCGCGGGCGGTAGGCCCAGCGAGGTGCGGTTCGTGCTCGACGCCGGGGTGCTGCAGGACACCTATGTCCTGTCCTACGAGTGGGAGACCGACGGACGTGCGGTCTCGTGGCGGTTGGTGAGCAGTGATCTGCAGCGCGATCAGCGCGGCCGCTACGTTCTCGCGCAGCAGGTCCCGGGCTCCACGAAGGTCACATACGAATTGATGGTCGATCTGTTGGTGCCGATGATCGGTCAGCTGAAGCGCCGCGCGGAGAAGGCGATCACCGAGGCGGCACTGAACGATCTGAAGAAGAGGGTCGAAGGCTGA
- a CDS encoding ArsA-related P-loop ATPase, producing the protein MVIGPGGAGVSVTAASGALSRSGHHRSGGARSVAVPEQDTLLITVDRCSPTADLLGVFRQPDEPVAVSARLHLLSLDRLVLLERTWSTFTAVLTETVARSKVALPGVGSVADIDAGELSTLPGVEDFLVLRRIRDEAVSGQWRRIVVDASGLGDPFEFLRAASVLSQALNRLWPRHRRLAAAAERPVMAQLTAAVDAIDRDCVDVTELVTDPHAVAMHVVVGADHRGEHALPHLLATVDVMGLALRSVMINHGVGAGHEAGEDGARVDRLRAAVGDDVEVAELPRLDVPIDRAARLRKLGVGLPVPNGRPFGSGAAQVTEATDGGSGTARVYELSWRQRLPDPDGLQLGRSGDDLLVTVGGFRHPVRLPSVLRRCVVVDAMWDGAELTVRFMPDPALWPQGR; encoded by the coding sequence GTGGTGATCGGGCCGGGTGGCGCCGGGGTCTCGGTGACCGCGGCCTCGGGAGCCCTGAGCCGGTCCGGGCACCACCGGTCCGGTGGTGCCCGATCCGTCGCGGTTCCGGAACAAGACACCCTGCTGATCACCGTCGACCGGTGCTCGCCGACGGCCGATCTGCTGGGGGTGTTCCGGCAGCCCGACGAGCCCGTCGCGGTGTCGGCGCGACTGCACCTGCTGTCACTCGACCGCCTGGTGCTCCTCGAGCGGACCTGGTCGACGTTCACGGCGGTCCTGACCGAAACGGTCGCGCGCTCCAAGGTGGCGTTGCCGGGCGTGGGTTCGGTTGCCGACATCGACGCCGGAGAACTCTCTACGCTCCCCGGCGTGGAGGACTTCCTGGTCCTGCGCCGCATCCGCGACGAAGCGGTCAGCGGTCAGTGGCGTCGAATCGTGGTCGACGCGTCCGGTCTCGGCGATCCGTTCGAATTCCTGAGGGCGGCGTCGGTGCTCAGTCAGGCGCTGAATCGGTTGTGGCCCAGGCATCGTCGGCTCGCCGCCGCGGCGGAGCGACCGGTGATGGCCCAGCTGACCGCGGCCGTCGACGCGATCGACCGGGACTGTGTGGACGTCACCGAGCTCGTCACCGACCCCCACGCGGTCGCGATGCACGTTGTCGTCGGGGCGGATCACCGCGGCGAACATGCGCTCCCACACCTGCTGGCCACGGTCGACGTCATGGGACTCGCGTTGCGATCGGTGATGATCAACCACGGGGTCGGAGCCGGTCACGAGGCCGGGGAGGACGGCGCCCGGGTGGACCGTCTGCGCGCTGCGGTGGGCGACGACGTCGAGGTCGCCGAACTACCCCGTCTCGACGTCCCGATCGACCGTGCCGCGCGGCTGCGCAAACTCGGCGTCGGGCTACCGGTGCCGAACGGCCGGCCGTTCGGGTCGGGCGCGGCCCAGGTGACGGAGGCGACCGACGGCGGGTCGGGCACCGCGCGTGTGTACGAACTGTCCTGGCGTCAGCGACTTCCCGATCCGGACGGTCTGCAGCTCGGACGCTCCGGCGACGACCTGCTGGTGACGGTCGGCGGATTCCGGCATCCGGTGCGCCTACCCTCGGTTCTGCGGCGCTGTGTGGTCGTCGACGCGATGTGGGACGGTGCCGAGCTGACGGTCCGGTTCATGCCGGATCCGGCATTGTGGCCGCAGGGCCGCTGA
- a CDS encoding ROK family protein, with product MGDLTIGIDIGGTSVRASVVDDHGAMLDTLRAATPPTTSALEHCLDRLVGELTSRWAAKAVGLAIAGFLTPDRRVVRFAPHLPWREATVAEDMTSRIGVPVVAEHDANAAAVAEWRFGAAARGKNSLVLAIGTGIGAGLLLDGEIYRGSFGVAPELGHLTVVPNGRVCSCGKLGCWERYCSGTALVDTVLELLADGDWGRSQLAADVAADPGSLTGRRVAGAAADGDAVAIAAFAQFAASLGQGLAMIADIFDPDLIVLAGGVGAASGLFLDEAREHYARLVTGAGHRQLARIRGTQLGESAGVVGAAEVARQAIRAQAGETLRS from the coding sequence ATGGGAGACTTGACGATCGGCATCGACATCGGCGGCACGAGTGTGCGCGCGTCGGTGGTCGACGACCATGGCGCGATGCTGGACACCCTGCGCGCGGCCACGCCGCCGACGACGAGCGCGCTCGAACACTGCCTCGACCGCCTGGTCGGTGAACTCACCTCGAGGTGGGCGGCGAAGGCTGTCGGACTGGCGATCGCGGGATTCCTCACCCCCGACCGCCGCGTGGTGCGATTCGCGCCGCACCTGCCGTGGCGGGAGGCCACGGTCGCCGAGGACATGACGTCGCGGATCGGTGTCCCCGTCGTCGCCGAGCACGACGCGAACGCCGCCGCGGTGGCGGAGTGGCGGTTCGGGGCTGCGGCACGCGGCAAGAATTCGCTGGTGCTCGCCATCGGTACCGGGATCGGGGCGGGGCTGCTGCTCGACGGCGAGATCTATCGCGGAAGTTTCGGGGTCGCGCCCGAACTCGGACATCTGACAGTGGTCCCGAACGGTCGCGTGTGCTCGTGCGGCAAGCTCGGATGTTGGGAAAGATACTGCAGCGGTACGGCTTTGGTTGATACCGTGCTGGAGTTGCTCGCCGACGGCGATTGGGGGCGCAGTCAGCTGGCCGCGGACGTGGCCGCCGATCCCGGCTCCCTGACCGGGCGTCGGGTGGCGGGCGCTGCCGCGGATGGGGATGCGGTCGCGATCGCGGCGTTCGCCCAATTCGCCGCATCGCTGGGACAGGGGCTCGCGATGATCGCGGACATCTTCGACCCGGATCTCATCGTGCTCGCGGGCGGTGTCGGCGCGGCGTCCGGCCTGTTCCTCGACGAGGCGCGCGAACACTATGCACGGCTGGTGACCGGCGCCGGCCATCGACAGCTCGCCCGTATCCGCGGCACCCAACTCGGCGAGAGTGCCGGCGTGGTGGGCGCGGCAGAAGTTGCGCGACAAGCAATCAGGGCGCAGGCCGGGGAGACGCTACGCAGCTGA
- a CDS encoding lysophospholipid acyltransferase family protein, translated as MWYYTFKFVLLGPFLRLIGRPKVEGLENLPSRGPAILASNHLAVMDSFYLPLMVRRRIYFLAKSEYFTGTGPKGAFQRWFFSAVGQIPIDRSGAEAAAGALTAARRQLEAGELMGMYPEGTRSPDGRLYKGKTGLARVALDTGVPVIPVAMINTEKLNPPGSIIPRPARVVVKIGKPLNFARYDGMQGNRFIERAITDEIMYELMQLTGQQYVDIYAASLKDAKPKPQESIPASAA; from the coding sequence ATGTGGTACTACACCTTCAAATTTGTATTGTTGGGACCGTTCCTCCGCCTCATCGGCCGGCCGAAGGTCGAAGGACTCGAGAACCTCCCGTCGCGCGGTCCGGCAATCCTGGCCAGTAACCATCTGGCCGTGATGGACAGCTTCTATCTGCCGCTCATGGTGCGGCGGCGGATCTACTTCCTGGCGAAGAGCGAGTACTTCACCGGCACCGGTCCGAAGGGTGCGTTCCAGCGCTGGTTCTTCTCCGCCGTCGGCCAGATCCCGATCGACCGTTCCGGTGCCGAGGCCGCTGCGGGCGCGTTGACCGCGGCGCGCCGCCAGCTCGAGGCAGGCGAACTGATGGGGATGTACCCGGAGGGCACGCGATCCCCGGACGGCCGGCTGTACAAGGGCAAGACCGGCCTCGCGCGGGTCGCGCTCGACACCGGCGTGCCGGTGATCCCGGTCGCGATGATCAACACGGAGAAGCTCAACCCGCCCGGGTCGATCATCCCGCGTCCGGCGCGCGTCGTCGTCAAGATCGGTAAGCCGCTGAATTTCGCGCGGTACGACGGGATGCAGGGAAACCGCTTCATCGAGCGCGCGATCACCGACGAGATCATGTACGAGCTGATGCAGCTGACCGGACAGCAGTACGTCGACATCTACGCGGCCTCGCTCAAGGACGCCAAGCCGAAGCCGCAGGAGTCCATCCCGGCATCGGCGGCCTGA